One genomic region from Leifsonia poae encodes:
- the gndA gene encoding NADP-dependent phosphogluconate dehydrogenase yields MKERSVSNEAAANIGVVGLAVMGSNLARNLASREGNTVAVYNRTYARTEELITEHPEAGFVASETIDEFVASLAKPRTAIIMVQAGAGTDAVIEQLTERFEPGDIIVDGGNANFHDTIEREKRISPSGIHFVGAGISGGEEGALKGPSIMPGGSVESYKTLGPILSSIAAVAEGEPCVTHVGTDGAGHFVKMIHNGIEYADMQLIAEAYDLLRTVGGLEPAAIADVFGEWNKGYLESYLIEITAEVLRQVDAETGKPFVDIVLDQAGSKGTGVWTVQNALDLGIPVGGIAEAVFARAVSSKPAQRAAVQNVVTSRPEVQSVNPSFADDVSKALYASKVVAYAQGFDAIIAGAEKYGWQINKDKIAKIWRGGCIIRAQFLNRIADAYDENPDIATLLEAPYFAQAVAEGEAAWRRVVATAALSGVPIPGFGAALSYYDSLAVKRLPAALVQGQRDFFGAHTYKRVDKDGTFHTLWSADRTEIETDPSTH; encoded by the coding sequence ATGAAGGAGCGTTCTGTGTCGAACGAAGCTGCAGCCAATATCGGTGTCGTCGGTCTGGCGGTGATGGGGTCGAACCTCGCCCGCAACCTCGCCTCGCGCGAGGGCAACACCGTCGCCGTCTACAACCGCACGTACGCGCGCACGGAGGAACTCATCACCGAGCATCCCGAGGCCGGCTTCGTGGCGAGCGAGACCATCGACGAGTTCGTGGCGTCGCTGGCGAAACCGCGCACCGCGATCATCATGGTCCAGGCCGGCGCCGGTACGGATGCGGTGATCGAGCAGCTCACCGAGCGGTTCGAGCCGGGCGACATCATCGTCGACGGCGGCAACGCCAACTTCCACGACACCATCGAGCGCGAGAAGCGCATCTCGCCGAGCGGCATCCACTTCGTCGGCGCCGGCATCTCCGGCGGCGAGGAGGGTGCCCTCAAAGGCCCGTCGATCATGCCCGGCGGCTCGGTGGAGTCGTACAAGACGCTTGGCCCCATCCTCTCCTCGATCGCCGCGGTCGCCGAGGGCGAGCCCTGCGTCACCCACGTCGGAACGGACGGTGCCGGCCACTTCGTCAAGATGATCCACAACGGCATCGAGTACGCCGACATGCAGCTCATCGCCGAGGCCTACGACCTGCTGCGCACGGTCGGCGGGCTGGAGCCGGCCGCCATCGCCGACGTCTTCGGCGAATGGAACAAGGGATACCTCGAGTCGTACCTGATCGAGATCACCGCCGAGGTTCTCCGCCAGGTCGATGCCGAGACGGGCAAGCCGTTCGTCGACATCGTGCTGGACCAAGCCGGCAGCAAAGGCACCGGGGTCTGGACCGTGCAGAACGCCCTCGACCTGGGCATCCCGGTCGGCGGGATCGCCGAGGCCGTGTTCGCCCGGGCCGTCTCATCGAAGCCGGCGCAGCGTGCAGCCGTACAGAACGTCGTCACCTCGCGCCCTGAGGTGCAGTCCGTCAACCCGTCGTTCGCCGACGACGTCTCCAAGGCGCTCTACGCGTCGAAGGTCGTCGCATATGCGCAGGGCTTCGACGCGATCATCGCCGGCGCCGAGAAGTACGGCTGGCAGATCAACAAAGACAAGATCGCCAAGATCTGGCGCGGCGGCTGCATCATCCGCGCCCAGTTCCTCAACCGCATCGCCGACGCCTACGACGAGAACCCGGACATCGCCACGTTGCTCGAGGCGCCGTACTTCGCCCAGGCCGTCGCCGAAGGCGAGGCCGCTTGGCGTCGCGTCGTGGCGACCGCCGCCCTCTCCGGGGTGCCGATCCCCGGCTTCGGCGCCGCCCTCAGCTACTACGATTCGCTCGCGGTGAAGCGCCTGCCCGCCGCCCTCGTGCAGGGCCAGCGCGACTTCTTCGGAGCCCACACCTACAAGCGCGTCGACAAGGACGGCACCTTCCACACCCTCTGGTCCGCCGACCGCACCGAGATCGAGACCGACCCCTCCACCCACTAG